From the Osmerus eperlanus chromosome 21, fOsmEpe2.1, whole genome shotgun sequence genome, one window contains:
- the ndfip2 gene encoding NEDD4 family-interacting protein 2: protein MDQAASRYQVLHNEDDLSEASTSAQPSTSAQASASPEPALQGGDAEAPPPPYTSIALGATAAESSFQGDFPVPPPYSVATSLPTYDEAEKAKAASLAASAVEVIPRDDDFPPRDDFSDADQLRVGNDGIFMLAFFMAFLFNWIGFCLSFCLTNTIAGRYGAICGFGLSLIKWILIVRFSDYFTGYFNGQYWLWWIFLILGLLLFFRGFVNYLKVRNMSESMATSHRTRFFFLY, encoded by the exons ATGGACCAGGCAGCAAGCCGATATCAAGTG TTACACAACGAGGATGACCTGTCGGAGGCCTCCACCAGTGCCCAGCCGTCCACCTCAGCCCAGGCCAGTGCGTCCCCAGAGCCCGCGTTGCAAGGGGGGGACGCCgaggcccctcctcccccctacacCAGCATCGCTCTGGGAGCCACTGCTGCTG AGAGCAGTTTCCAGGGAGACTTCCCCGTGCCACCCCCCTACAGTGTTGCCACCTCTCTGCCCACCTACGATGAGGCCGAGAAGGCCAAGGCAGCATCCTTGGCTGCCTCAGCTGTGGAAGTGATCCCCCGG GATGATGACTTCCCTCCCAGGGATGATTTCAGTGATGCAGACCAGTTGAGAGTTGGCAACGATGGCATCTTCATGCTGGCCTTTTTCA TGGCCTTCCTGTTCAACTGGATTGGGTTCTGCCTGTCCTTCTGCCTGACCAACACCATCGCTGGGCGATACGGGGCCATATGCGGctttggcctctctctcatcaagTGGATTCTCATCGTCAGG TTCTCTGACTATTTTACTGGATACTTCAATGGACAGTACTGGCTCTGGTGGATCTTCCTGATCCTTG gTCTTCTGCTGTTCTTCAGAGGATTCGTGAACTATCTGAAAGTGCGCAACATGTCAGAAAGCATGGCCACCTCTCACAGAACGCGCTTCTTCTTTCTTTATTAG
- the spry2 gene encoding protein sprouty homolog 2, with translation METTSQNGNNSDGGGGGSTSLLPTLHDTGRLHQPSHAQDGPPDPGESPGQQALVLSLDQIRVTRSSNEYTDGPTVAPRPPVSQPSQQKNDLLTQGLVNNEQSENQGLNQRNLLSPNQLNTTHSITSRDTLSHSLNAVDSGSCIRTSITASGQRLLGSPVVGERIIRTQPKRLEQEEDELKPLTTPVRGGDKTGDGAPGKHAYRCETCGRCKCKECACPRALPSFWMCNRRCVCSAQNVVEYGSCVCCIKGLFYHCSSDDEDTCADKPFSCSQSHCCLRWSAIGGLSLCLPCLLCYLPGRGCLAVCQSCYDRVKRPGCRCKNTNIVHCWR, from the coding sequence ATGGAGACCACATCACAAAATGGCAACAACAGCGATGGCGGTGGTGGAGGGTCGACCAGTTTGCTGCCCACTCTGCATGACACTGGGAGGCTGCATCAGCCTTCTCATGCCCAGGATGGGCCTCCTGATCCTGGGGAAAGCCCCGGCCAACAAGCCCTTGTTCTTTCACTGGACCAGATCCGAGTAACCAGGAGTAGCAATGAGTACACGGACGGACCTACTGTGGCTCCCAGGCCTCCTGTGTCCCAGCCCAGCCAGCAGAAGAACGACCTGTTGACCCAGGGACTGGTGAACAATGAACAGTCGGAGAATCAGGGGCTGAACCAGAGGAACTTACTCTCCCCAAACCAACTCAacaccacacactccatcaCTTCCAGAGACACACTCTCGCATTCCCTTAACGCAGTGGACTCCGGAAGCTGCATTAGGACCAGTATCACAGCCTCCGGCCAGAGGCTTCTGGGCAGCCCTGTGGTGGGTGAGCGCATCATTCGAACCCAGCCCAAGCggctggagcaggaggaggacgagTTGAAGCCTCTGACCACGCCCGTGCGTGGCGGAGACAAAACGGGCGACGGAGCCCCGGGGAAGCACGCCTACCGCTGCGAGACCTGCGGCAGGTGCAAGTGCAAAGAGTGCGCGTGCCCCcgtgccctcccctccttctggaTGTGCAACCGGCGCTGCGTGTGCTCCGCCCAGAACGTGGTGGAGTACGGCAGCTGCGTGTGCTGCATCAAGGGCCTCTTCTACCACTGCTCCAGCGACGACGAGGACACGTGCGCCGACAAGCCCTTCTCCTGCAGCCAGTCCCACTGCTGCCTTCGCTGGTCGGCTATCGGAGGCCTCTCGCTgtgcctcccctgcctgctgTGCTACCTCCCGGGCAGAGGGTGTCTCGCTGTGTGCCAGAGCTGCTACGACCGTGTCAAGCGCCCGGGGTGCCGGTGTAAGAACACTAATATAGTTCACTGTTGGCGTTAA